From Sphingopyxis sp. MWB1, a single genomic window includes:
- the traA gene encoding Ti-type conjugative transfer relaxase TraA, with the protein MALYHFSAKVISRSLGSSAVAAAAYRSADRLHDERLGRAHDFSNKAGVVHSEVLLPEGTDERWRNREQLWNDVEAAEVRKDAQLAREIEFAIPREMTQAQGIALAREFVSREFVTRGMVADLNVHWDIGADGLAKPHAHVMLTMREIRIGEDGEVGFGAKVREWNRTELLSHWREAWADHVNERLASLDIDARVDHRSLEAQGIDLEPQHKIGPAASRMAGQGLKAERLAEHREIARSNGDKILANPGIALDAITHKQATFTTRDLAMFVHRHSDGKEQFDAVLGAVKSSPELVALGKDGKGDERFTSRGMIETEQRLERATATLDARRRHGVSEHHRELAIERALARGLKLSVEQRGALEHVTSARGISNVIGYAGTGKSAMLGVAREAWEAAGYQVQGAALSGIAAEGLEHGSGIASRTLASLEHQWGQDRERLTDKHILVIDEAGMVGTRQLERVVSEAERQGAKIVLVGDPQQLQAIEAGAAFRAAAERHGAVEIIDIRRHQENWQREATRELATGRTGEAIGRYADAGFVHAAETREAARADLVDAWDRDRQASPNASRIILTHTNDEVRALNEAARERLKASGALGKEVTLAVERGTRAFAVGDRVMFLRNERSLGVKNGSLGSVQVVNAMRMEVLLDDGRSLAFDLKDYAHIDRGYAATIHKAQGMTVGRVQVLATPGVDSHSTYVALSRHRETVELYYGRDDFANQAKLVRAASRERGKDMASDYRPPEATNAEVPKRSIFAGLKLKPTIAISALGKSVPEPQRDPPAKTVRINARTLGAGPERSALDKAIERYARAHQDIAGMHSKNLSPVAHQRNSLAAATRDLDALGSDGAKDLASALRNDPTLISEAANGRTQRAMQAMRAERALRIDAPARADRFVAEWQARSRQLRRYREDYDVARAEREGAQLGEMAKSLHRDPQLESLLRNRTRELGLGSLEKKSLSQALHDYLAPSRSRGLGL; encoded by the coding sequence ATGGCGCTTTACCACTTCTCGGCAAAAGTGATCTCCCGCAGCTTGGGCAGCAGCGCGGTGGCCGCCGCGGCCTATCGCTCGGCCGATCGGCTGCACGACGAGCGGCTTGGCCGTGCCCATGATTTCTCGAACAAGGCGGGCGTGGTTCACAGCGAGGTGCTGCTGCCCGAAGGGACAGACGAGCGCTGGCGCAATCGCGAACAGCTGTGGAACGATGTCGAAGCGGCGGAGGTCCGGAAGGACGCGCAGCTTGCCCGCGAGATCGAGTTCGCTATTCCGCGCGAGATGACCCAAGCGCAGGGGATCGCGCTCGCTCGCGAGTTCGTGTCCCGCGAGTTTGTAACACGCGGTATGGTCGCCGATTTGAATGTCCATTGGGACATCGGCGCCGACGGGCTCGCGAAGCCGCACGCGCATGTGATGCTGACGATGCGCGAGATCCGGATCGGCGAGGATGGAGAGGTCGGGTTCGGCGCGAAGGTGCGCGAGTGGAATCGCACCGAGTTACTCTCCCATTGGCGCGAGGCGTGGGCCGATCATGTCAACGAACGGCTGGCTTCGCTCGACATCGATGCACGCGTCGATCACCGCAGTCTGGAAGCGCAGGGGATCGACCTCGAACCGCAGCACAAGATCGGTCCCGCAGCATCGCGGATGGCAGGGCAGGGGCTCAAAGCCGAGCGGCTTGCCGAGCATCGCGAGATCGCGCGGTCGAATGGCGACAAGATCCTCGCCAATCCCGGCATCGCGCTCGACGCGATCACGCACAAGCAAGCGACGTTTACGACCCGCGACCTTGCGATGTTCGTCCATCGCCACAGCGACGGCAAAGAGCAGTTCGATGCAGTGCTGGGCGCAGTCAAATCCTCTCCCGAGCTGGTCGCGCTGGGCAAGGACGGGAAGGGTGACGAGCGCTTTACCTCGCGCGGCATGATCGAGACCGAGCAGCGGCTCGAACGCGCGACCGCAACGCTCGATGCGCGGCGACGTCATGGCGTCAGCGAACATCACCGCGAGCTTGCGATTGAACGCGCATTGGCGCGTGGGCTGAAGCTGTCGGTCGAGCAGCGCGGCGCGCTCGAACATGTGACTAGCGCACGCGGCATCAGCAATGTCATCGGCTATGCCGGGACGGGCAAGAGCGCGATGCTCGGGGTCGCACGCGAGGCGTGGGAAGCGGCGGGCTACCAGGTGCAGGGCGCCGCGCTGTCGGGCATCGCCGCCGAGGGTCTCGAGCATGGTTCGGGCATCGCCTCGCGCACGCTCGCGAGCCTCGAACATCAGTGGGGACAAGATCGCGAGCGGCTGACCGACAAGCATATCCTTGTCATCGACGAGGCCGGCATGGTGGGCACGCGCCAGCTCGAACGCGTCGTATCCGAAGCCGAGCGGCAGGGCGCGAAGATCGTGCTCGTCGGCGATCCGCAGCAGCTCCAGGCGATCGAGGCGGGTGCCGCGTTCCGCGCGGCCGCCGAACGCCACGGCGCTGTCGAGATCATCGATATCCGCCGCCATCAGGAGAACTGGCAGCGCGAGGCGACGCGCGAGCTCGCGACCGGGCGGACCGGAGAGGCGATCGGGCGTTATGCTGACGCTGGCTTTGTGCATGCAGCCGAAACGCGCGAAGCGGCGCGCGCCGACTTGGTCGATGCGTGGGACCGCGATCGGCAGGCTTCGCCCAACGCGAGCCGGATCATCCTCACCCACACCAATGATGAAGTGCGGGCGCTCAACGAAGCGGCACGCGAGCGGCTGAAGGCGAGTGGCGCGCTCGGGAAAGAGGTGACGCTCGCGGTCGAGCGCGGGACGCGCGCGTTCGCTGTTGGCGACCGCGTGATGTTCCTCAGAAATGAGCGCTCGCTCGGCGTCAAGAACGGGTCACTCGGGTCGGTTCAGGTAGTGAACGCGATGCGGATGGAGGTGCTGCTCGACGACGGCCGCAGCCTGGCGTTCGACCTCAAGGACTATGCGCACATCGATCGTGGCTATGCGGCGACAATCCACAAGGCGCAGGGGATGACCGTCGGCCGGGTGCAAGTGCTCGCGACGCCGGGGGTCGACAGCCATTCGACCTACGTGGCGCTGTCCAGACATCGCGAGACGGTAGAGCTATACTATGGCCGCGACGATTTCGCGAACCAGGCCAAGCTCGTCCGTGCCGCGTCGCGCGAGCGCGGCAAGGATATGGCGAGCGATTATCGGCCCCCAGAGGCGACGAATGCGGAGGTACCGAAGCGCAGCATCTTCGCCGGTCTCAAGCTAAAGCCCACGATCGCCATCAGCGCGCTCGGGAAGTCCGTCCCCGAACCGCAGCGCGATCCTCCAGCGAAGACTGTTCGCATTAACGCCCGCACGCTCGGCGCGGGTCCGGAGCGGTCGGCGCTCGACAAGGCTATCGAGCGCTATGCCCGCGCGCATCAGGATATCGCGGGAATGCACTCCAAGAATCTGTCGCCGGTCGCTCATCAGCGCAATAGCCTGGCGGCAGCAACGCGCGATCTTGACGCGCTCGGCAGCGATGGTGCCAAGGACCTGGCTTCGGCGTTGCGCAATGATCCGACTCTGATCAGCGAGGCAGCGAATGGACGCACCCAGCGCGCGATGCAGGCGATGCGCGCCGAGCGTGCGCTACGGATCGATGCCCCGGCGCGCGCCGACCGCTTCGTCGCCGAATGGCAGGCGCGATCGCGGCAGCTGCGCCGTTATAGGGAAGATTATGATGTTGCCCGCGCCGAGCGCGAGGGCGCGCAGCTCGGCGAGATGGCGAAAAGCCTGCACCGCGACCCGCAGCTCGAGTCGCTGCTGCGCAACCGAACCCGCGAACTGGGGCTGGGATCGCTTGAGAAGAAATCGCTGTCCCAGGCGCTCCACGACTATCTCGCGCCCTCGCGTTCGCGCGGGCTCGGCCTCTAG
- a CDS encoding conjugal transfer protein TraD, translating into MRKPRDYDAELQALTDKAKALKTKKQGQLGELVIACGADALPIEQLAGALLDTAQADAARKEAWRKRGAAFFRGEGARARKGAGSDAGRASASGASAQSRSGEAGAA; encoded by the coding sequence ATGCGCAAACCGCGTGATTACGACGCCGAACTCCAGGCACTCACCGACAAGGCGAAGGCGCTCAAGACGAAGAAGCAAGGCCAGCTCGGCGAGCTCGTGATCGCCTGCGGCGCCGATGCGCTGCCGATCGAACAGCTTGCCGGCGCACTGCTCGATACCGCCCAGGCCGACGCCGCGCGGAAGGAGGCGTGGCGCAAGCGCGGCGCGGCATTCTTTCGCGGTGAAGGTGCCCGCGCTCGCAAAGGCGCTGGCAGCGACGCGGGCCGCGCATCGGCGAGCGGTGCAAGCGCGCAATCGCGTTCAGGCGAAGCGGGCGCGGCATGA
- a CDS encoding conjugal transfer protein TraD has translation MKRRERTRQLIELGGLVAKAGLVELTGDDRAAILGLLVEAAAKLRGEAREQQLTLWRRRGRRAFADGVSGDAISRS, from the coding sequence GTGAAGCGCCGCGAACGCACGCGCCAGCTGATCGAACTTGGCGGCCTCGTCGCCAAGGCCGGTCTCGTCGAACTGACAGGCGACGATCGCGCGGCCATTTTGGGCCTGCTCGTCGAGGCTGCGGCGAAGCTGCGCGGCGAAGCCCGCGAGCAGCAGCTGACGCTATGGCGCCGTCGGGGACGACGCGCGTTCGCCGATGGCGTCAGCGGCGATGCGATATCGAGGTCTTGA
- a CDS encoding MucR family transcriptional regulator — MEDRETLVTLTADIVAAHVSNNNVAISDIPLVICSVHEALAGLASNAEPEPEPQQPAVSIRSSVKPDYLVCLEDGKKLTMLRRYLMTNFGMTPDEYRAKWNLPKDYPMTAPNYTEKRRALAKQIGLGTKGRGGGRKPAGRGRARTK; from the coding sequence ATGGAAGACCGTGAAACGCTGGTCACGCTGACCGCCGACATCGTTGCCGCGCACGTCAGCAACAACAATGTCGCCATATCGGATATCCCGCTCGTCATCTGCTCGGTGCACGAGGCGCTCGCCGGTCTGGCGTCGAACGCAGAACCCGAACCCGAACCGCAACAGCCCGCCGTCTCGATCCGGTCGTCGGTGAAACCCGACTATCTCGTCTGCCTCGAAGACGGCAAAAAGCTCACGATGCTGCGCCGCTACCTGATGACCAACTTCGGCATGACGCCCGATGAGTATCGCGCGAAATGGAATCTGCCGAAAGACTATCCGATGACCGCGCCCAACTATACCGAGAAGCGCCGCGCGCTGGCCAAGCAAATCGGCCTCGGCACCAAGGGCCGCGGCGGTGGCCGCAAGCCCGCAGGGCGCGGACGCGCCCGGACGAAATGA